A region from the Aeromicrobium choanae genome encodes:
- a CDS encoding transcriptional regulator, with amino-acid sequence MSDVAFDPLIHAPHRLQICAILDTVDKTEFALLRERLDVSESVLSKQVKALEDAGYVKVTKATRAGRVRSWAAFTKAGRAAYRDHVAALRAIVG; translated from the coding sequence GTGAGCGACGTCGCCTTCGACCCGCTGATCCACGCGCCGCACCGCCTGCAGATCTGCGCCATCCTCGACACGGTCGACAAGACGGAGTTCGCCCTGCTGCGCGAACGCCTGGACGTGAGCGAGTCGGTCCTCAGCAAGCAGGTGAAGGCCCTGGAGGACGCCGGCTACGTGAAGGTCACCAAGGCCACCCGCGCCGGCCGCGTGCGCTCGTGGGCCGCGTTCACGAAGGCCGGCCGCGCCGCGTACCGCGACCACGTCGCCGCGCTGCGCGCCATCGTCGGCTGA
- a CDS encoding PHP domain-containing protein: MRIDLHTHSTRSDGTDTPGDLVRKAKAEGLDAIALTDHDATEGWAEAQEAAEEVGLRLIRGIEISTQFEGLSVHLLGYEFDPGYAPLVEELERVLGGRNQRLPRILDRLAALGMPLTEAEVFAVAGDAAAWGRPHVADAMIAKGYIKDRDEAFRDWLVPGKPGYVGRYSADLFDAVRLLREAGGRPVVAHAWARESRGKMTAELLGELTAAGLAGLEVDHPDHDERARAGLRAIAEDLGLARTGSSDHHGAGKGPAFHLGANLTDPEQLERLLG; encoded by the coding sequence GTGCGCATCGACCTCCACACCCACTCGACGCGATCCGACGGCACCGACACGCCGGGCGACCTCGTGCGCAAGGCGAAGGCCGAGGGACTCGACGCGATCGCCCTCACCGACCACGACGCGACCGAGGGGTGGGCCGAGGCGCAGGAGGCGGCCGAGGAGGTCGGGCTGCGGCTGATCCGCGGCATCGAGATCTCGACGCAGTTCGAGGGCCTGAGCGTGCACCTGCTGGGGTACGAGTTCGACCCCGGGTACGCGCCGCTCGTCGAGGAGCTCGAGCGCGTGCTGGGCGGCCGGAACCAGCGGCTGCCGCGGATCCTGGACAGGCTCGCGGCGCTGGGCATGCCGCTCACCGAGGCGGAGGTGTTCGCGGTCGCCGGCGACGCCGCGGCCTGGGGTCGCCCCCACGTGGCCGATGCGATGATCGCGAAGGGCTACATCAAGGACCGCGACGAGGCCTTCCGTGACTGGCTCGTCCCCGGCAAGCCCGGCTACGTCGGGCGCTACTCGGCCGACCTGTTCGACGCGGTGCGGCTGCTCCGCGAGGCGGGCGGCCGTCCGGTGGTGGCCCACGCGTGGGCCCGCGAAAGCCGCGGCAAGATGACCGCCGAGCTGCTGGGCGAGCTCACGGCCGCGGGACTGGCCGGTCTCGAGGTCGACCACCCCGACCACGACGAGCGGGCACGCGCCGGGCTCCGGGCGATCGCCGAGGACCTCGGTCTGGCACGCACCGGCTCCAGCGACCACCACGGAGCAGGCAAGGGGCCGGCGTTCCACCTCGGCGCCAACCTCACCGACCCCGAGCAGCTGGAGCGCCTGCTGGGTTGA
- a CDS encoding ParA family protein, translating into MTTTLALANQKGGVAKTTSVASLGAALLEERQRVLLVDLDPQGSLTFSLGIDPEELDVTVAEVLLGKVPARDALVTTEEGLDLLPANVALAEAEENLITRTGREQRLRVALAKVADDYDWIILDCPPALGVLTIGALSAADQVLIPLQAETLSHRGVGQLLDTIHDVRQFINPDLVIRGVLATMYDGRTAHARNVLAAITETYDLEVLEPPIPKTIRFAEAPAIGRSILSTARTHKGAEAYRAVARLLAEGR; encoded by the coding sequence GTGACCACCACCTTGGCCCTCGCCAACCAGAAGGGCGGCGTCGCCAAGACCACGAGCGTCGCCTCCCTGGGCGCCGCGCTCCTCGAGGAACGCCAGCGGGTGCTGCTGGTCGACCTCGACCCGCAGGGCAGCCTGACGTTCTCCCTGGGCATCGACCCGGAGGAGCTCGACGTCACGGTCGCCGAGGTCCTGCTCGGCAAGGTCCCGGCCCGCGACGCGCTCGTCACCACCGAGGAGGGCCTCGACCTGCTGCCGGCCAACGTCGCGCTCGCCGAGGCCGAGGAGAACCTCATCACGCGCACCGGCCGTGAACAGCGGCTGAGGGTGGCGCTGGCGAAGGTCGCCGACGACTACGACTGGATCATCCTCGACTGCCCGCCCGCCCTGGGTGTGCTGACGATCGGCGCGCTGTCGGCCGCCGACCAGGTGCTGATCCCGCTGCAGGCCGAGACGCTGTCGCACCGCGGCGTCGGCCAGCTGCTCGACACCATCCACGACGTCCGCCAGTTCATCAATCCCGACCTCGTCATCCGCGGCGTGCTCGCGACGATGTACGACGGCCGCACCGCGCACGCGCGCAACGTGCTGGCCGCCATCACCGAGACGTACGACCTCGAGGTGCTCGAGCCGCCGATCCCCAAGACCATCCGCTTCGCCGAGGCGCCCGCGATCGGGCGCTCGATCCTCAGCACCGCACGGACCCACAAGGGTGCCGAGGCCTACCGGGCCGTGGCGCGCCTGCTGGCCGAGGGTCGATGA
- a CDS encoding histidine phosphatase family protein: MNAYESATELWLVRHGETEWSRAWKHTSVTDLELTELGREQAKALRPLLTGVSFDRIWSSPRRRALDTAELAGCELGEVEVVEDVVEWDYGQYEGVTTEEIRRTVPDWTVWSHPSPGGETAEQVGARLDRVVDRARSLGGRTLVFAHGHSLRVLAARWLGLDVADGRVFALDTATYSVLGDDRGQPVVHQWNVPDSTRAHRL, encoded by the coding sequence ATGAACGCCTACGAGTCCGCCACGGAGCTCTGGCTCGTCCGCCACGGCGAGACCGAGTGGAGCCGTGCGTGGAAGCACACCTCGGTGACCGACCTGGAGCTGACCGAGCTCGGCCGCGAGCAGGCCAAGGCCTTGCGTCCGCTGTTGACGGGCGTGTCGTTCGACCGCATCTGGAGCAGCCCTCGGCGCCGGGCTCTCGACACCGCCGAGCTGGCCGGCTGCGAGCTCGGCGAGGTCGAGGTGGTCGAGGACGTCGTCGAGTGGGACTACGGGCAGTACGAGGGCGTCACCACCGAGGAGATCCGCCGCACCGTGCCGGACTGGACGGTGTGGTCGCACCCGTCGCCCGGGGGCGAGACGGCCGAGCAGGTCGGCGCCCGCCTCGACCGCGTGGTGGACCGCGCGCGCTCACTCGGCGGACGCACGCTGGTCTTCGCGCACGGGCACTCGCTGCGGGTCCTCGCGGCGCGCTGGCTGGGCCTCGACGTGGCCGACGGCCGCGTCTTCGCGCTGGACACCGCGACGTACTCGGTGCTGGGCGACGACCGCGGGCAGCCCGTGGTTCACCAGTGGAACGTGCCGGACAGCACGCGCGCCCACAGGCTCTAG
- a CDS encoding TetR/AcrR family transcriptional regulator has product MTQTPEARPRAGRLPRTARRAQLLDVALDVFVEQGYHSASMDEIAERAGVSKPVLYQHFPGKLDLYTALVSTAVDTVIEGVRESLASTHDNRERVQASMQLWYDSVADREKAFRLVFESDLTSDPEVRELVDRVTSESAAAIAEVIVEDTGLSRGAAELLAAGLVGMGHVGARAWLSGASGLSRDDAVTLASTLAWRGIGGFPKPTTQGDE; this is encoded by the coding sequence GTGACCCAGACCCCAGAGGCTCGCCCCCGCGCAGGGCGGCTGCCCCGCACCGCACGGCGTGCCCAGTTGCTGGACGTCGCCCTCGACGTCTTCGTGGAGCAGGGCTACCACTCGGCCTCGATGGACGAGATCGCCGAGCGCGCGGGTGTCTCCAAGCCGGTGCTCTACCAGCACTTCCCCGGCAAGCTCGATCTCTACACCGCCCTGGTCTCCACGGCGGTCGACACCGTGATCGAGGGCGTGCGCGAGTCGCTGGCGTCCACGCACGACAACCGCGAGCGCGTCCAGGCCAGCATGCAGCTGTGGTACGACAGCGTCGCCGACCGCGAGAAGGCCTTCCGCCTCGTCTTCGAGTCCGACCTGACCAGCGACCCCGAGGTGCGCGAGCTGGTCGACCGGGTCACCTCCGAGTCCGCCGCCGCGATCGCCGAGGTGATCGTCGAGGACACCGGCCTGTCGCGCGGAGCCGCCGAGCTGCTCGCCGCCGGCCTCGTCGGCATGGGTCACGTCGGCGCTCGCGCCTGGCTCTCCGGCGCGTCGGGCCTCTCGCGCGACGACGCCGTCACGCTCGCCTCGACTCTCGCCTGGCGCGGGATCGGCGGGTTCCCCAAGCCCACCACCCAAGGAGATGAGTGA
- a CDS encoding alpha/beta fold hydrolase, with translation MSVPKTLEIPEGVEVLRAETSRAEHAVHRARAAGQRRGSILLVPGWTGSKEDFTPVLPLLAELGFDVVTFDQRGQYESPGDALDDYSLDALAADALAVADELLEDERFHLLGHSFGGLVAQTLTIAHPERVRTLTLLCSGPGALGDSPTRPLKRIAAAIGKVPLLDIHQLREQGIKRPAQITAFLGKRFSANAPASLKAMTQHLLDAPDRVDEVAATGVPVWVARGETDDAWPHDAQAEMAERLGTRIVILPSAAHSPAVEAPDEFVDDWRDFLLSH, from the coding sequence GTGAGCGTCCCCAAGACCCTCGAGATCCCCGAGGGCGTCGAGGTCCTCCGCGCCGAGACGTCCCGGGCCGAGCACGCCGTCCACCGGGCGCGCGCCGCCGGCCAGCGCCGCGGATCGATCCTGCTCGTGCCCGGCTGGACCGGCAGCAAGGAGGACTTCACCCCCGTCCTGCCGCTGCTGGCGGAGCTCGGGTTCGACGTCGTGACGTTCGACCAGCGCGGACAGTACGAGTCCCCCGGCGACGCGCTGGACGACTACTCGCTCGACGCCCTGGCGGCCGATGCCCTCGCGGTGGCCGACGAGCTGCTCGAGGACGAGCGCTTCCACCTGCTCGGCCACTCGTTCGGCGGCCTCGTGGCCCAGACCCTGACGATCGCCCACCCCGAGCGCGTGCGGACCCTGACCCTGCTGTGCTCGGGCCCGGGCGCCCTCGGCGACTCCCCGACGCGGCCGCTGAAGCGCATCGCGGCGGCCATCGGCAAGGTGCCGCTGCTGGACATCCACCAGCTGCGCGAGCAGGGCATCAAGCGACCCGCCCAGATCACCGCCTTCCTCGGGAAGCGATTCTCGGCCAATGCGCCGGCCTCGCTCAAGGCGATGACGCAGCACCTGCTCGACGCCCCCGACCGGGTCGACGAGGTCGCAGCGACGGGCGTGCCGGTCTGGGTCGCCCGCGGGGAGACCGACGACGCGTGGCCCCACGACGCCCAGGCCGAGATGGCCGAGCGGCTCGGCACCCGGATCGTGATCCTGCCGTCCGCGGCGCACTCCCCCGCCGTCGAGGCGCCCGACGAGTTCGTCGACGACTGGCGCGACTTCCTGCTCTCCCACTGA
- a CDS encoding SDR family NAD(P)-dependent oxidoreductase — protein MTRTALITGATAGIGNAFARQLARRGTHLVLVARDTVRLEQVAAELTDAHRVEVEVITADLATPQGMDRVADRLSESGRPIDLLVNNAGASLAGWFGSTAIADEDRQLDLLVRAPMHLMDAAIKSMSGRGRGGIINVASVAAFTPRGAYSAHKAWLVNISQWANWHYADVGITVQALCPGFTRTEFHQRMGAEIGDVPKWMWLKADAVVKGSLRDLERGKAISVPSLRYKVLSTVARHAPATLVAKIAQRGR, from the coding sequence ATGACCCGAACGGCCCTGATCACCGGCGCCACCGCCGGCATCGGAAACGCGTTCGCGCGGCAGCTGGCGCGGCGTGGGACCCACCTCGTCCTCGTCGCTCGCGACACCGTGCGGCTGGAGCAGGTCGCGGCCGAGCTGACCGACGCGCACCGGGTCGAGGTCGAGGTCATCACCGCCGACCTGGCCACCCCGCAGGGGATGGACCGCGTCGCGGACCGCCTCTCCGAGTCGGGCCGCCCGATCGACCTGCTGGTCAACAACGCGGGCGCCTCCCTGGCCGGCTGGTTCGGCTCCACCGCCATCGCCGACGAGGACCGCCAGCTCGACCTGCTCGTGCGCGCGCCGATGCACCTGATGGACGCTGCCATCAAGTCCATGTCGGGCCGCGGCCGCGGCGGGATCATCAACGTCGCCAGCGTCGCGGCGTTCACCCCGCGCGGCGCGTACTCCGCCCACAAGGCGTGGCTGGTGAACATCTCCCAGTGGGCCAACTGGCACTACGCCGACGTCGGCATCACCGTGCAGGCATTGTGCCCCGGCTTCACGCGCACCGAGTTCCACCAGCGGATGGGCGCCGAGATCGGCGACGTGCCGAAGTGGATGTGGCTCAAGGCCGACGCGGTGGTCAAGGGCTCCTTGCGCGACCTCGAGCGCGGCAAGGCGATCTCCGTGCCCTCGCTGCGCTACAAGGTGCTCTCGACCGTGGCGCGGCACGCCCCCGCCACCCTGGTCGCGAAGATCGCCCAGCGGGGTCGATGA
- the moeZ gene encoding adenylyltransferase/sulfurtransferase MoeZ, whose amino-acid sequence MVAPLVEPADELTIDEVRRYSRHLIIPDVGMTGQKRLKNAKVLVIGAGGLGSPALLYLAAAGVGTLGIIDDDVVDESNLQRQVIHGQSDIDKPKVQSAAESVAETNPYVNVITHNVRLDNDNVLDIFSQYDLILDGTDNFATRYLVNDAAVILNKPYVWGSIYRFEGQVSVFWAQEGPQYRDLYPEPPPPGMVPSCAEGGVLGVLCASIGSIMVTEAIKLLTGIGDPLIGRLMVYDALEMRYTTLKVRRDPNGVLPTELMGDYEAFCGAISDEAADAAADSTISVATLEGWLKERGDGGRDFVLVDVREPNEYEINQIPGSVLIPKGEILAGKAFDRLPQDKQVVLHCKSGVRSAEALAVLKGAGYSDAVHVGGGVVAWVNQIDPSQPNY is encoded by the coding sequence GTGGTCGCGCCCCTGGTCGAACCCGCCGACGAACTGACCATCGACGAAGTGCGTCGGTACAGCCGCCACCTGATCATCCCCGATGTGGGAATGACGGGACAGAAGCGGCTGAAGAACGCCAAGGTGCTGGTCATCGGCGCCGGCGGACTCGGCAGCCCCGCCCTGCTCTACCTCGCAGCGGCCGGCGTCGGCACGCTCGGCATCATCGACGACGACGTCGTCGACGAGTCCAACCTGCAGCGCCAGGTGATCCACGGCCAGTCCGACATCGACAAGCCCAAGGTGCAGAGCGCCGCGGAGTCGGTGGCCGAGACGAACCCCTACGTCAACGTCATCACGCACAACGTGCGCCTGGACAACGACAACGTGCTGGACATCTTCAGCCAGTACGACCTCATCCTCGACGGCACCGACAACTTCGCCACGCGCTACCTGGTGAACGACGCGGCCGTCATCCTCAACAAGCCGTACGTGTGGGGCTCGATCTACCGCTTCGAGGGCCAGGTCTCGGTCTTCTGGGCGCAGGAGGGTCCGCAGTACCGCGACCTCTACCCCGAGCCGCCGCCGCCGGGCATGGTCCCCTCGTGCGCCGAGGGCGGCGTGCTGGGCGTCCTGTGCGCGTCGATCGGCTCGATCATGGTCACCGAGGCGATCAAGCTGCTCACCGGCATCGGTGACCCGCTCATCGGCCGCCTCATGGTCTACGACGCGCTCGAGATGCGGTACACGACGCTGAAGGTCCGTCGCGACCCCAACGGCGTGCTGCCCACCGAGCTCATGGGCGACTACGAGGCGTTCTGCGGCGCGATCAGCGACGAGGCCGCCGACGCCGCCGCCGACTCCACGATCTCGGTCGCCACGCTCGAGGGCTGGCTCAAGGAGCGAGGCGACGGTGGCCGCGACTTCGTCCTGGTCGACGTCCGCGAGCCGAACGAGTACGAGATCAACCAGATCCCCGGCTCGGTCCTCATTCCCAAGGGCGAGATCCTCGCAGGCAAGGCGTTCGACCGCCTGCCGCAGGACAAGCAGGTCGTCCTGCACTGCAAGTCGGGCGTCCGCTCGGCCGAGGCGCTAGCGGTGCTCAAGGGCGCCGGCTACTCCGATGCCGTGCACGTCGGCGGCGGCGTGGTGGCGTGGGTCAACCAGATCGACCCGAGCCAGCCCAACTACTGA
- a CDS encoding ferritin-like fold-containing protein yields MTSDQAPGGPFDDPDYRAGVVELLALLSYGELSAVEQLNQDSQDAPDLRTKVAIQTMAASEWSHFVQLRDRLVELGEDPYEAMESFRTTFSRFHGKTEPSDWLEGLLKAFVGDGLAADFYREIAAFLDADTRQLVLETMSQTGNSEFVVDQVREAIAADPRVAGRLALWGRRLMGEALSQAQMVVAERDVLTAVVVGAADRPGGFDLASIGRMFTRITEAHAQRMARLGLDA; encoded by the coding sequence ATGACCTCCGATCAGGCGCCCGGCGGGCCCTTCGACGATCCCGACTACCGGGCCGGCGTGGTCGAGCTGCTGGCGTTGCTCAGCTACGGCGAGCTCAGCGCGGTGGAGCAGCTGAACCAGGACTCCCAGGACGCGCCCGACCTGCGCACGAAGGTCGCGATCCAGACGATGGCCGCCTCGGAGTGGAGCCACTTCGTGCAGCTGCGCGACCGGCTCGTCGAGCTCGGCGAGGACCCGTACGAGGCGATGGAGTCGTTCCGCACGACGTTCAGCCGCTTTCACGGCAAGACCGAGCCGTCCGACTGGCTCGAGGGGCTGCTGAAGGCCTTCGTCGGCGACGGGCTGGCGGCCGACTTCTACCGCGAGATCGCGGCGTTCCTCGACGCCGACACGCGTCAGCTGGTGCTGGAGACGATGAGCCAGACGGGCAACAGCGAGTTCGTCGTCGACCAGGTGCGCGAGGCGATCGCCGCCGACCCGCGGGTGGCCGGCCGGCTCGCCCTGTGGGGTCGTCGCCTGATGGGCGAGGCGCTGAGCCAGGCCCAGATGGTGGTGGCCGAGCGCGACGTGCTGACCGCGGTGGTGGTCGGCGCCGCCGACCGGCCCGGCGGCTTCGACCTGGCCTCGATCGGCCGCATGTTCACCCGCATCACCGAGGCCCACGCGCAGCGGATGGCGCGCCTCGGCCTCGACGCCTGA
- a CDS encoding DUF3107 domain-containing protein, translating into MTVEVKIGVQNAARELSVDTDVEPDTVLATLNEALKDDSLFTLTDSKGHTVAVPADKVAYLYFNADTGRKVGFGLTSS; encoded by the coding sequence GTGACCGTGGAGGTCAAGATCGGCGTGCAGAACGCCGCCCGTGAACTGTCCGTCGACACCGACGTCGAGCCCGACACCGTGCTGGCCACGCTGAACGAGGCGCTCAAGGACGACTCGCTGTTCACGCTCACCGACAGCAAGGGCCACACCGTGGCCGTCCCCGCCGACAAGGTCGCCTACCTGTACTTCAACGCCGACACCGGACGCAAGGTGGGCTTCGGCCTCACCAGCTCCTGA
- a CDS encoding L,D-transpeptidase, producing the protein MASPPRVHLGRIAMLVGAVALTATVSAVSLVQADPAASAGSSRTGAAVVETVSPAVTAATARVEAAATKQATAKQAAPRATAAAKSKPAAKSQPAPKDQPAAKKPAAGPPPPQGSGEGRRIVFDQSDQRVWLIEADETVDRTYLVSGSRFDNLQPGSYSVTSRQRHATSFDYTGSMEYFVRFATGWSAPIGFHSIPVYNNGKPEQTEEQLGEPLSAGCVRQKKSDAKYLWDWAPDGTPVIVTA; encoded by the coding sequence ATGGCTTCCCCGCCCCGTGTCCACCTCGGTCGCATCGCGATGCTCGTCGGCGCCGTCGCGCTGACGGCCACGGTCTCGGCCGTTTCCCTCGTCCAGGCCGATCCAGCGGCGTCCGCAGGCTCGTCGCGCACCGGCGCCGCCGTCGTCGAGACCGTGTCGCCCGCCGTGACGGCCGCCACCGCGCGCGTCGAGGCAGCCGCCACGAAGCAGGCCACCGCGAAGCAGGCCGCGCCTCGGGCGACGGCTGCCGCGAAGAGCAAGCCCGCTGCGAAGAGCCAGCCGGCTCCGAAGGACCAGCCCGCCGCGAAGAAGCCGGCCGCAGGGCCACCGCCCCCGCAGGGCTCCGGAGAGGGCCGGCGCATCGTCTTCGACCAGTCCGACCAGCGCGTGTGGCTCATCGAGGCCGACGAGACGGTCGACCGTACCTACCTGGTCTCGGGCAGCCGGTTCGACAACCTCCAGCCCGGCTCGTACTCCGTGACGTCGCGGCAGCGCCACGCCACGAGCTTCGACTACACGGGCTCGATGGAGTACTTCGTGCGCTTCGCCACGGGCTGGAGCGCGCCGATCGGCTTCCACTCCATCCCGGTCTACAACAACGGCAAGCCCGAGCAGACCGAGGAGCAGCTCGGTGAGCCGCTGTCCGCCGGCTGCGTGCGCCAGAAGAAGTCCGACGCCAAGTACCTCTGGGACTGGGCCCCCGACGGCACCCCCGTCATCGTCACGGCCTGA
- a CDS encoding MGMT family protein, with the protein MDEEFTEAVLEVVEQIPAGCVATYGLIAERLGRGGARQVGRVMSLEGHGVPWWRVVRADGSLPAHLVVDAQQHWRDEGTPVRSGRVIVKEALAPDF; encoded by the coding sequence ATGGACGAGGAGTTCACCGAGGCCGTGCTCGAGGTCGTCGAGCAGATCCCCGCAGGGTGCGTCGCGACGTACGGCCTGATCGCCGAGCGGCTCGGCCGCGGCGGCGCCCGCCAGGTCGGGCGCGTGATGTCGCTCGAGGGCCACGGCGTTCCGTGGTGGCGGGTCGTCCGCGCCGACGGCTCCCTGCCCGCGCACCTGGTCGTCGACGCCCAGCAGCACTGGCGCGACGAGGGCACGCCCGTCCGCAGCGGCCGCGTGATCGTGAAGGAAGCCCTGGCGCCAGACTTCTGA
- a CDS encoding MaoC family dehydratase — protein MSKTNPGHFFEDFTLGQVIEHATPRTITEGDRAVYGSIYPTRFAVPSSAVFAASVGLTGSNGEGHPVEDLIGFHVAFGKTVPDVSLNAVANLGYAECRFHAPIVPGDTISTSSEVIGLKQNSNGRTGVVYVRSTAVNQRDEVVLDWARWVMVHKRDTEAPAPETVVPELAPFVAAEDLVIPAGLDFTGYDFKAAGEPHRFDDYAVGEKIDHVDGVTLTESEHQQATRLWQNTAKVHFNVEARPDGNNLVYGGHVISLARALAFNGLANAQLIAAINAGAHTSPAFAGDTIYAWSEVLDKAETSAPGVGALRLRLVATKGRDESMTLKGDDPSTGSGGSGKYAPGVLLDLDHWVLVPR, from the coding sequence ATGAGCAAGACGAACCCGGGCCACTTCTTCGAGGACTTCACGCTCGGACAGGTGATCGAGCACGCCACGCCCCGCACGATCACCGAGGGCGACCGGGCGGTCTACGGCTCGATCTACCCCACGCGCTTCGCGGTGCCCTCGTCCGCCGTGTTCGCCGCCTCGGTCGGCCTGACGGGATCGAACGGCGAGGGCCACCCCGTCGAGGACCTCATCGGCTTCCACGTCGCCTTCGGCAAGACCGTTCCCGACGTCTCGCTCAACGCGGTGGCGAACCTCGGGTACGCCGAGTGCCGCTTCCACGCGCCGATCGTCCCGGGCGACACGATCTCCACGTCGTCCGAGGTCATCGGCCTGAAGCAGAACTCGAACGGCAGGACGGGTGTGGTCTACGTGCGCTCCACCGCCGTCAACCAGCGCGACGAGGTCGTCCTGGACTGGGCGCGCTGGGTCATGGTGCACAAGCGGGACACCGAGGCGCCCGCGCCCGAGACGGTGGTGCCCGAGCTCGCGCCGTTCGTCGCCGCCGAGGACCTCGTGATCCCGGCCGGTCTGGACTTCACCGGCTACGACTTCAAGGCCGCCGGCGAGCCCCACCGCTTCGACGACTACGCGGTCGGCGAGAAGATCGACCACGTCGACGGCGTCACGCTGACCGAGTCCGAGCACCAGCAGGCCACGCGCCTGTGGCAGAACACCGCCAAGGTGCACTTCAACGTCGAGGCCCGCCCCGACGGCAACAACCTCGTCTACGGCGGCCACGTCATCTCGCTGGCGCGTGCGCTGGCGTTCAACGGCCTGGCCAACGCCCAGCTGATCGCCGCGATCAACGCCGGGGCGCACACGTCGCCCGCGTTCGCCGGCGACACGATCTACGCGTGGAGCGAGGTGCTCGACAAGGCCGAGACGTCCGCACCCGGCGTGGGGGCGCTGCGGCTGCGGCTCGTGGCCACGAAGGGCCGCGACGAGTCGATGACGCTCAAGGGCGACGACCCTTCGACGGGCTCAGGAGGGTCCGGGAAGTACGCCCCCGGCGTGCTGCTCGACCTCGACCACTGGGTGCTCGTGCCACGCTGA
- a CDS encoding DEAD/DEAH box helicase, which produces MPEIADALADKGIIEAFPIQEMTLSVALMGTDLIGQARTGTGKTLAFAIPVIQRTVAPHDADYDQLVAPGKPQALIVAPTRELAIQVANDVKTASKNRGTRMLTIYGGVPYEPQLEALETGVDIVVGTPGRILDLVNRRALDISHVKSLVLDEADEMLDLGFLPDVESILARTPETRQTMLFSATMPSSIVTLARKHMHHPMNIRAESAESGQMVPATSQFVWQAHDMDKPEVVARILQADDVERVVVFTRTKRQAQRVADDLADRGFPASPLHGDMAQKAREKALDGFREGKVSILVATDVAARGIDVANISHVINYTCPEDDKTYVHRIGRTGRAGASGIAVTFVDWADLQRWKLINKALDLPYDEPLETYSTSDHLFQDLGIDRNVKGRLKPPAPKEPRSEGGRDGRRDGQRRDGQRRDGQSRDGQSRDGGDRSRQRTRGGKPVEGEARPAETAPAASGEDQPAGEGQARRRRRRRRPSGGQASGSAPASAS; this is translated from the coding sequence ATGCCCGAGATCGCCGACGCCCTCGCCGACAAGGGCATCATCGAGGCCTTCCCCATCCAGGAGATGACCCTCTCGGTCGCCCTCATGGGAACCGACCTCATCGGCCAGGCCCGCACGGGCACCGGCAAGACGCTGGCGTTCGCCATCCCCGTCATCCAGCGCACCGTGGCCCCGCACGACGCCGACTACGACCAGCTGGTCGCGCCGGGCAAGCCGCAGGCGCTCATCGTCGCCCCCACGCGTGAGCTGGCGATCCAGGTCGCGAACGACGTGAAGACGGCGTCGAAGAACCGCGGCACCCGCATGCTGACGATCTACGGCGGCGTGCCGTACGAGCCGCAGCTCGAAGCCCTCGAGACGGGCGTCGACATCGTCGTGGGCACCCCCGGCCGCATCCTGGACCTGGTGAACCGCCGGGCCCTGGACATCAGCCACGTGAAGTCGCTCGTCCTGGACGAGGCCGACGAGATGCTCGACCTGGGCTTCCTGCCCGACGTCGAGTCGATCCTGGCCCGCACGCCCGAGACGCGTCAGACGATGCTGTTCAGCGCGACGATGCCGTCGTCGATCGTCACGCTTGCGCGCAAGCACATGCACCACCCGATGAACATCCGCGCCGAGTCGGCCGAGTCCGGCCAGATGGTGCCCGCCACGAGCCAGTTCGTCTGGCAGGCGCACGACATGGACAAGCCCGAGGTGGTCGCCCGCATCCTGCAGGCCGACGACGTCGAGCGCGTCGTGGTGTTCACGCGCACGAAGCGGCAGGCCCAGCGCGTGGCCGACGACCTGGCCGACCGCGGCTTCCCGGCCTCGCCGCTGCACGGCGACATGGCCCAGAAGGCGCGTGAGAAGGCGCTCGACGGCTTCCGCGAGGGCAAGGTCAGCATCCTGGTGGCCACCGACGTCGCCGCCCGTGGCATCGACGTCGCCAACATCAGCCACGTCATCAACTACACGTGCCCCGAGGACGACAAGACCTACGTGCACCGCATCGGCCGCACCGGTCGCGCCGGCGCGTCGGGCATCGCGGTTACGTTCGTGGACTGGGCCGACCTGCAGCGCTGGAAGCTGATCAACAAGGCGCTCGACCTGCCCTACGACGAGCCGCTGGAGACGTACTCCACGTCGGATCACCTGTTCCAGGACCTCGGCATCGATCGCAACGTCAAGGGCCGGCTGAAGCCCCCGGCGCCCAAGGAGCCCCGCTCCGAGGGTGGTCGCGACGGCCGCCGTGACGGTCAGCGTCGCGATGGCCAGCGCCGTGACGGCCAGTCGCGTGACGGCCAGTCGCGTGACGGCGGCGACCGCAGCCGTCAGCGCACCCGCGGCGGCAAGCCCGTCGAGGGCGAGGCCCGTCCTGCCGAGACCGCTCCGGCGGCCTCGGGCGAGGACCAGCCCGCCGGCGAGGGCCAGGCGCGCCGTCGCCGTCGCCGTCGTCGCCCCTCGGGCGGTCAGGCGTCGGGCTCGGCGCCCGCCTCCGCCTCCTGA